In the genome of Nycticebus coucang isolate mNycCou1 chromosome 12, mNycCou1.pri, whole genome shotgun sequence, one region contains:
- the LOC128560865 gene encoding Golgi phosphoprotein 3-like, producing MRSRIYLEPPTMRKKRLLDRKVLLKSDIPTGDVLLDETLKHIKATEPTETVQTWIELLTGETWNPFKLQYQLRNVRERIAKNLVEKGILTTEKQNFLLFDMTTHPVTNITEKQRLVKKLQDSVLERWVNDPQRMDKRTLALLVLAHSSDVLENVFSSLTDDKYDVAMNRAKDLVELDPEVEGIKHSATEMIWAVLAAFNKS from the coding sequence ATGCGGAGTAGAATCTATCTGGAACCCCCCACCATGCGTAAGAAGCGACTGCTAGACAGAAAGGTACTGCTAAAGTCAGACATCCCAACTGGTGACGTTTTACTGGATGAAACTCTCAAACACATCAAAGCAACTGAACCCACAGAAACTGTCCAAACATGGATAGAGCTACTCACTGGTGAGACCTGGAACCCCTTCAAATTACAGTATCAGCTAAGAAATGTACGAGAGCGAATTGCAAAGAACCTGGTAGAGAAGGGTATTCTAACCACTGAGAAGCAGAATTTCCTGCTATTTGACATGACTACTCATCCAGTGACCAATATAACAGAGAAACAGCGACTAGTGAAGAAACTTCAAGACAGTGTACTAGAGCGGTGGGTAAATGACCCTCAGCGTATGGACAAGCGAACACTAGCACTCCTGGTGCTAGCCCACTCCTCTGACGTGTTAGAGAATGTCTTCTCCTCTCTGACAGATGACAAGTATGATGTGGCAATGAATCGAGCCAAGGACCTAGTAGAACTGGACCCTGAGGTGGAGGGGATAAAGCACAGTGCCACAGAGATGATCTGGGCTGTGCTGGCAGCCTTCAATAAATCCTAA